A genomic window from bacterium includes:
- a CDS encoding GntR family transcriptional regulator yields MENIIRIDKENPLPVYVQIKQQIKAQIKNKQLNPFDRIPSIPEMTRMCRVSPMTIRHAYTELVNEGLLFREHGKGTFVADLKKASRGTGHLMTKSVGLIVPDIMSDVFPKIVKGAEDVAHNRDYSVIICNTEDRAEKQVEYLQRIREQKISGLIITPIAHASESVEHYQQLQRDDIPFVFINRFIPEMKTDYVISDNVMGGYLAAIHLIELGHQKLAYISDPKYIVAEQRLEGYKKAMAERGISFDESLVRFAGSCEERPGYKYMKEFMKSNNRPTALFAFNDRIAEEAYEAIVEAGLRVPEDVAIVGYDDSLIAISLPVPLTTVAYPSYETGRY; encoded by the coding sequence ATGGAGAATATAATACGTATAGATAAAGAAAATCCTCTGCCTGTATATGTCCAGATAAAACAGCAGATAAAAGCCCAAATAAAAAATAAACAATTAAACCCGTTTGATCGTATCCCCTCAATTCCTGAAATGACCAGGATGTGCAGGGTTAGTCCTATGACTATTAGGCATGCCTATACAGAGTTAGTAAACGAAGGTCTTTTGTTTCGCGAACATGGCAAAGGCACCTTCGTGGCTGATCTAAAAAAGGCAAGCCGTGGCACAGGGCATTTGATGACTAAAAGCGTGGGACTTATTGTTCCTGATATTATGAGCGATGTCTTTCCCAAAATTGTCAAAGGCGCTGAGGATGTAGCCCACAATAGGGATTATAGTGTTATTATTTGCAATACGGAGGACCGGGCAGAAAAACAGGTTGAATATCTTCAAAGAATACGAGAGCAGAAAATATCGGGTTTAATCATTACCCCTATTGCCCACGCATCAGAATCTGTAGAGCACTACCAGCAGCTACAAAGAGACGATATCCCTTTTGTGTTTATTAACAGGTTTATCCCTGAGATGAAAACAGATTATGTTATTAGTGACAATGTTATGGGTGGTTATCTGGCAGCAATTCATCTGATTGAGTTAGGACATCAAAAACTCGCCTATATATCAGATCCGAAATACATTGTTGCTGAGCAGAGATTGGAAGGATATAAAAAAGCCATGGCTGAAAGGGGGATAAGTTTTGACGAATCACTGGTCCGTTTCGCCGGTTCATGTGAGGAAAGACCAGGTTATAAATATATGAAAGAGTTTATGAAATCAAATAATCGTCCGACAGCACTTTTTGCCTTTAACGACCGTATAGCAGAGGAGGCCTACGAAGCAATAGTTGAGGCTGGCTTAAGAGTACCGGAAGATGTGGCTATAGTCGGATATGATGATTCTCTTATAGCCATATCACTGCCTGTGCCTCTGACTACTGTCGCTTATCCATCTTATGAGACCGGTAGATATTAG
- a CDS encoding L-threonylcarbamoyladenylate synthase, which yields MRINRYSAVKVLRKGRVVIFPTDTVYGLGCMCSSEQAVDRIYDLKNRDRRKPLILFISDLKQVEDIACDIQPIARKLMNKFWPGPLTIILRAKENIPISQACIFKTDNFNTISFRIPNHPIPRFLVKELGVPIATTSANISGYNHQATSIKVLEKIFENKADLCIDDNEIPTGIESTVVDCSVSPPSILREGALASQIKSCLTRFQ from the coding sequence ATGAGGATAAACAGATACTCGGCGGTTAAAGTCTTAAGAAAAGGCAGAGTTGTAATCTTTCCAACTGATACTGTTTATGGTCTTGGATGCATGTGCAGCAGCGAACAAGCCGTAGATAGGATTTATGACCTAAAAAACAGAGACCGTAGAAAACCTTTAATTTTATTTATTTCAGACTTAAAGCAAGTAGAAGATATTGCTTGTGACATCCAGCCAATAGCAAGAAAGCTTATGAACAAGTTTTGGCCCGGTCCGCTCACAATTATCTTAAGAGCAAAGGAAAATATTCCAATATCTCAAGCATGTATCTTTAAAACAGATAATTTCAATACAATAAGTTTTAGAATACCCAATCATCCAATACCGCGATTTCTAGTAAAGGAATTAGGAGTGCCTATTGCTACAACAAGTGCTAATATCTCTGGATATAACCATCAAGCAACTTCAATTAAGGTGCTAGAGAAGATATTTGAGAATAAAGCAGATTTATGTATTGACGATAATGAGATACCAACTGGAATAGAATCCACTGTTGTAGACTGTAGTGTTAGTCCACCCTCAATATTACGTGAAGGTGCCCTAGCAAGTCAGATAAAATCATGCTTAACGCGCTTTCAATAG
- a CDS encoding PilT/PilU family type 4a pilus ATPase, translating to MSNTRRKMDIEKYLKELVQKNGTDLHLKAGSSAKIRTNGELCSYGEILSSKDTREIALELMNDEQKQKFNKEFEMDISYGVSNLGRFRVNIFYQRGTIGLVLRRVKTQIGSFKELNLPSTLEKISLSNRGLVIVSGTTSCGKSTTVASMINYINENLNRHIITVEDPIEFLHKDKKSIVNQREVHIDTSSYAIALRHAMRQDPNVILIGEMRDIESFHIALGAAETGHIVFTTLHSTDTSGVFSRILDFFPPSQHHQIRMQLSLNLKAVICQRLIPRMDKEGLTPAVEILINTPVVSRLIRENRLNKIIPAIQGGKEDGMQTFNMSLVELCKNGVISREQAMANATNPEALKMNLEGIFLNEDKQILGG from the coding sequence ATGAGTAATACAAGGAGAAAAATGGACATAGAAAAATATCTCAAAGAACTGGTTCAAAAAAACGGTACGGATTTACATCTGAAAGCGGGCAGCTCTGCTAAAATTAGAACAAATGGAGAGTTATGTTCATATGGCGAAATACTTTCTTCAAAAGACACCAGAGAAATTGCTCTTGAGTTAATGAATGACGAACAAAAGCAAAAGTTTAATAAAGAATTTGAGATGGATATTTCATATGGAGTTTCGAATTTAGGACGCTTCAGGGTTAATATTTTCTATCAGAGAGGAACGATAGGACTAGTTTTGAGAAGGGTAAAAACACAGATAGGGTCATTTAAAGAGCTAAATTTGCCTTCTACGTTAGAGAAGATATCCTTATCAAACAGAGGTTTAGTTATCGTTTCTGGCACAACAAGTTGCGGGAAATCAACAACTGTTGCGTCTATGATAAATTATATAAACGAGAACTTGAATCGTCATATTATCACAGTTGAAGACCCTATTGAGTTTCTCCATAAAGACAAAAAAAGCATTGTGAATCAGAGAGAAGTACATATAGATACATCTTCATACGCTATCGCATTACGCCATGCCATGCGCCAGGATCCAAATGTTATCCTGATAGGCGAAATGAGAGATATCGAAAGTTTTCATATTGCTCTAGGTGCGGCAGAAACAGGACATATTGTTTTTACAACACTTCATTCAACTGACACATCAGGCGTATTTAGCAGAATACTTGATTTTTTCCCTCCGTCTCAACATCATCAGATCAGAATGCAACTTTCTCTTAATCTTAAAGCTGTCATTTGCCAGCGACTTATACCAAGAATGGACAAGGAGGGACTAACACCTGCAGTGGAAATATTGATAAATACTCCTGTGGTTTCCAGATTAATAAGGGAAAACAGACTGAATAAGATAATACCTGCCATTCAAGGCGGAAAGGAAGATGGTATGCAGACATTTAATATGTCTCTGGTTGAATTATGTAAAAATGGGGTTATAAGCAGAGAGCAGGCTATGGCCAATGCAACAAATCCTGAGGCGTTAAAAATGAATCTGGAAGGAATCTTTCTTAATGAGGATAAACAGATACTCGGCGGTTAA